The following are encoded together in the Fimbriiglobus ruber genome:
- a CDS encoding recombinase family protein, with protein sequence MTATPRDLSPSPKVRPWHLDRGAIVYVRQSTPQQVADHQESTARQYALTDRASALGWTRERVTVIDDDLGKSGQSIEGRPGFQRLLAEVALDRIGLILGLEMSRRARSCKDGHQLLELCARFRVLLADADGVFDPTDHSDRLLLGLHGMMNEAELHVLKQRMHQGKLNKARRGELIVSVPVGYLKHPSGQVTLDPDEQAQGVVRLIFDEFDRQGTVHGILRHLIAHGIRLPVRSTAGGSGGPLQWRPPGRETIRQILRHPIYAGAYRYGHRPTDPRRQTAGHPKSGRNSGLAADECLVFLRDRFPAYISWERFEANQLRLAANRSRAGSPGAIRNGTALLAGVVRCGRCGKRMYVRYTRTGRPSYVCSTLRSDYGLPLCQSTPAADIETWVAEQVLSALQPAALDASLTAAAAVEEQRRQLVRHWEQRIERARYEADRAGRQYHACEPENRLVARTLEQRWDELLREVARLEAEFDRVRRTQPRVLGEADRDRVRQLAEHVPAVWRASTTTPADRRQIVRLLIDTVVVTVDPTGDRAAIRVEWSGGAVQQQTVHRPVQGYRQQRDWPQLSARLIALHEQNRTPAEIATILQEAGFRPPKRATGFTAGMVRRLVDDLGVRPRVSRVPDEAGPLTEGEWWLHELARHLGVSPYTLHGWRTKGWLHARQVGGRGGPWAVWAGGTEVDRLRALKECPRVWANRDRLAALRVPTVRA encoded by the coding sequence ATGACCGCCACCCCGCGTGATCTCTCGCCTTCCCCCAAGGTCCGACCGTGGCACCTCGACCGCGGGGCGATCGTCTACGTCCGGCAATCCACCCCGCAACAGGTCGCCGACCACCAGGAATCGACGGCCCGACAGTATGCCCTCACCGATCGTGCGAGCGCGCTCGGTTGGACCCGTGAGCGGGTGACCGTCATCGACGACGACCTGGGCAAGAGCGGCCAGTCGATCGAGGGGCGGCCGGGGTTCCAGCGCTTGTTGGCCGAGGTCGCCCTCGATCGCATCGGCCTGATCCTCGGGCTCGAGATGAGTCGACGGGCCCGGTCGTGCAAGGACGGGCACCAACTGCTGGAGTTGTGCGCCCGGTTCCGCGTTCTGCTGGCCGACGCCGACGGCGTGTTCGATCCGACCGACCATTCGGATCGCCTCCTGCTCGGGTTGCACGGGATGATGAATGAGGCCGAACTGCACGTCCTCAAACAGCGGATGCACCAGGGGAAGTTGAATAAAGCCCGCCGGGGTGAGTTGATCGTGTCCGTCCCGGTCGGTTACCTCAAGCACCCGTCCGGGCAGGTCACCCTCGATCCCGACGAGCAGGCCCAGGGCGTCGTCCGGTTGATCTTTGACGAGTTCGACCGGCAGGGCACCGTCCACGGAATCCTTCGCCACCTGATCGCCCACGGGATCCGACTCCCGGTGCGCTCGACCGCCGGCGGGAGCGGCGGACCGTTGCAATGGCGGCCACCGGGCCGGGAGACGATCCGCCAGATCCTCCGCCACCCGATCTACGCGGGGGCGTACCGGTACGGGCACCGGCCGACCGACCCGCGGAGGCAGACGGCGGGACATCCCAAGAGTGGTCGGAACTCCGGCCTGGCGGCGGATGAGTGCCTCGTGTTCCTCAGGGATCGATTCCCGGCGTACATCAGTTGGGAGCGGTTCGAGGCGAACCAACTGCGGCTCGCGGCGAACCGATCGCGGGCGGGGTCGCCCGGGGCGATTCGGAACGGGACCGCCCTCCTGGCCGGGGTGGTACGGTGCGGGCGGTGCGGCAAGCGAATGTACGTCCGGTATACCCGGACGGGGCGACCGTCGTACGTGTGCAGCACCCTGCGGTCCGACTACGGGCTGCCCCTGTGCCAATCGACTCCGGCCGCGGACATCGAGACGTGGGTGGCCGAGCAGGTGCTGTCGGCGTTGCAACCGGCCGCCCTGGATGCGAGTCTGACGGCCGCGGCCGCCGTCGAGGAGCAACGCCGGCAACTGGTCCGGCACTGGGAGCAACGGATCGAGCGGGCGCGGTACGAGGCGGATCGGGCGGGACGCCAGTACCACGCCTGTGAGCCGGAGAACCGGCTGGTGGCCCGCACCCTGGAGCAGCGGTGGGACGAGTTACTCCGGGAGGTCGCGCGGCTGGAAGCGGAGTTCGATCGCGTCCGCCGAACCCAACCGCGCGTCCTGGGGGAGGCCGACCGGGACCGCGTCCGGCAGTTGGCCGAACATGTGCCGGCGGTGTGGCGGGCGTCGACCACGACACCGGCGGACCGGCGGCAGATCGTTCGACTCCTGATCGACACGGTCGTGGTGACGGTCGACCCGACCGGCGACCGGGCCGCGATTCGCGTCGAGTGGTCCGGTGGGGCCGTCCAGCAGCAGACGGTCCACCGCCCGGTGCAAGGATACCGGCAACAGCGGGATTGGCCGCAGTTGTCCGCCCGGTTGATCGCGCTCCACGAACAGAATCGGACGCCGGCCGAGATCGCCACCATTCTCCAGGAGGCCGGGTTCCGACCCCCGAAACGGGCGACCGGGTTTACGGCCGGAATGGTGCGGCGGTTAGTGGACGATCTGGGGGTGCGGCCGCGGGTGTCGCGAGTCCCCGACGAGGCAGGTCCGCTGACAGAAGGCGAGTGGTGGTTGCACGAGTTGGCTCGCCACCTGGGCGTGTCGCCGTACACCTTGCACGGGTGGCGGACGAAGGGATGGTTGCATGCCCGCCAAGTCGGCGGGCGGGGCGGCCCGTGGGCCGTGTGGGCGGGTGGCACGGAGGTCGACCGGTTGCGTGCGCTCAAGGAATGCCCGCGGGTCTGGGCCAATCGGGATCGGCTGGCGGCGTTGCGCGTGCCGACGGTACGTGCGTAA